From one Sus scrofa isolate TJ Tabasco breed Duroc chromosome 9, Sscrofa11.1, whole genome shotgun sequence genomic stretch:
- the NXPE2 gene encoding NXPE family member 2, producing the protein MMEQIFIHRAVTLFPNAAVRKLLLMLMFLLVFWVIYFSSKDHTKVGTVSFFRISEKVTVTLNVHHDQCKTWVNMGVEIMKNFTSIKVLPCNKSKNIETKCQLGMKTPFPSGYTMEKRWIAAFCKQIELNESKNINNCLKRKLIYLMGDSTLRQWIYYLQKVVKTLKYFDLHGAGAFETHMLLDAERHTLIQWKKHSHPIVTKSRYSVKVDNYIPREIDRIAGDSDTVIVITIGQHFRPFPINLFARRAINIQKAIERLFLRSPETKVILKTENTRDMSQNAEIFSDFHGYIQNLIIRDIFVDLNVGIIDAWDMTIAYDTNNIHPPDHVIRNQINMFLNYIC; encoded by the exons ATGATGGAGCAGATATTCATCCATAG GGCTGTCACTTTGTTTCCCAATGCTGCAGTTCGTAAATTACTGCTGATGTTGATGTTTCTCTTAGTTTTCTGGGTCATTTACTTCTCTTCAAAAGACCACACAAAGGTAGGAACTGTTTCCTTTTTCAGAATTTCAGAAAAGGTCACAGTGACTTTGAATGTTCACCATGATCAATGCAAGACTTG GGTCAACATGGGGGTTGAAATAATGAAGAACTTTACCTCCATCAAGGTCTTACCATGTAACA AGAGTAAGAACATAGAAACAAAATGTCAGCTTGGCATGAAGACTCCTTTCCCCAGTGGCTACACCATGGAAAAAAGGTGGATTGCAGCATTTTGCAAACAGATCGAGTTAAAtgaatcaaaaaatataaataactgctTGAAGAGAAAACTTATTTACCTCATGGGAGATTCAACCCTGCGTCAGTGGATTTACTACTTACAAAAAGTGGTgaaaa ccttaaaatattttgatcttcATGGAGCTGGGGCCTTTGAAACACATATGCTTCTGGATGCCGAAAGACATACTTTGATTCAGTGGAAAAAGCACAGTCATCCGATCGTTACCAAATCTCGGTACTCAGTGAAGGTTGACAACTATATCCCACGGGAAATTGACCGGATAGCTGGAGACAGTGACACAGTCATTGTCATTACCATTGGTCAGCATTTCAGACCCTTCCCCATCAACCTTTTTGCCCGTAGGGCCATCAATATTCAAAAGGCCATTGAACGTCTCTTCCTAAGAAGCCCGGAGACCAAAGTGatactgaaaactgaaaacactaGGGACATGTCTCAAAATGCAGAGATATTCAGTGATTTTCATGGTTATATTCAGAATCTTATCATAAGGGATATTTTCGTGGATCTCAACGTGGGTATTATTGATGCCTGGGACATGACTATTGCATATGACACTAATAACATCCATCCACCTGATCATGTGATTAGAAATCAGATTAACATGTTCTTAAATTACATTTGCTag